A portion of the Hydractinia symbiolongicarpus strain clone_291-10 chromosome 10, HSymV2.1, whole genome shotgun sequence genome contains these proteins:
- the LOC130612914 gene encoding uncharacterized protein LOC130612914 — MERLPQCPIASRRPALHRVHHALGSLPILYHPPGLHIFRDGYSRRFDEIVYDFPNKIKVIDDALLWADTLEQSFFQTCQWLDTCGRNGIIQNPTKFVFGADTVEFSGFEITTDDVKPCQRIIRAIADFPRPKHITDIRSWFGLVNQVTYAFSMTDKMIPFRELLKSKSTFYWDAHLQRLFEESKLKIIKEIEHGVKIFDKSMPTCLATDWSRTGLGFWLFQKHCSCPVGSRFTHPAESRYAPVEGEALAVADALDKARHFVLGCDNLTIVVDHKPLLGLFNNRSLEDIPNNRLRNLKERTLRYRFTMHHIPGIKNRAPDTVSRYPTGSQTPDKMHLPDDVAYIDDDQSISALIPFVTPPLHRMIYDEAHPTVRTIDTDAAVEEGIRFAAISTINFLQSVSWDRVRLATASDTNMKNLVEIIESGMPPNRQDLPLDLQPYHQFRENLSTVDGVAVYKGRIIIPPQLRKDILAALHAAHHGVTSMTGRAVSSVFWPGMITAIIQQRSNCSHCNRMAPSQPDAPPSPLNYPKYPFQYIFADFFHYKGHYYLVCVDRYSNWPIVKESSGGAQSLINILRRTFVTYGIPDELSSDGGPEFTAASTKSFLNNWGVSHRLSSVAFPHSNCRAEVGVKTVKRMITDNTGPNGELDTDALQRAVLQHRNTPNQDTTMSPAMCLFGRPIKDFIPILPGKYKPHPTWQSTLRDREGALRNRHMKDAERLSEHTRRLPPLLVDDRVRIQNQIGPNPRKWDKTGSVVEVKQYDQYVVRTDGSGRVTLRNRKFLRKYVPVRQPTPPVSILDTQNVPQPIPATTGHTCLQPTSSDTPMPSTGPQPSDDPRDRSTRSRHHQTSHWIPNHQWSRARPLWAICRLVDPPGLDDSHAS, encoded by the exons ATGGAACGGCTACCACAGTGTCCCATTGCGTCACGAAGACCGGCACTACACCGCGTTCATCACGCCCTGGGGTCGCTACCGATACTGTACCACCCCCCAGGGTTACATATCTTCCGGGATGGTTATTCTCGAAGATTTGACGAGATCGTTTATGACTTTCCCAACAAGATCAAGGTCATCGACGATGCGCTTTTATGGGCAGATACATTGGAGCAGAGTTTCTTCCAAACATGTCAGTGGCTGGATACTTGCGGGAGGAACGGTATTATACAGAACCCTACGAAGTTCGTGTTCGGAGCGGACACTGTCGAATTTTCGGGCTTCGAGATAACAACTGACGATGTGAAACCGTGCCAGAGGATCATTCGAGCCATCGCGGATTTTCCAAGACCTAAACACATTACCGATATAAGGTCTTGGTTCGGACTCGTTAATCAGGTGACTTACGCCTTCAGCATGACCGATAAGATGATACCCTTCCGTGAGCTCTTGAAATCGAAATCAACCTTCTACTGGGATGCTCATCTGCAACGCCTATTCGAAGAGTCGAAACTCAAAATAATCAAGGAAATTGAGCATGGAGTCAAGATCTTCGACAAGTCTATGCCAACTTGTCTTGCAACTGATTGGTCTAGAACCGGCTTAGGATTTTGGCTCTTCCAGAAACACTGCAGCTGTCCAG TTGGCAGCAGATTCACTCATCCCGCTGAGTCACGCTACGCGCCTGTAGAAGGCGAAGCATTAGCCGTAGCCGACGCACTGGATAAAGCTCGGCACTTCGTACTGGGATGTGACAACCTGACCATCGTCGTCGATCATAAACCACTTCTTGGACTGTTCAACAACCGATCACTAGAAGATATTCCCAACAACCGGCTCAGAAACCTCAAGGAGAGAACGTTGCGATATCGTTTCACTATGCACCACATCCCTGGCATTAAGAATCGTGCTCCAGACACAGTCTCCCGCTATCCCACCGGTAGTCAAACTCCAGATAAGATGCACCTACCGGATGACGTTGCTTACATCGACGATGATCAGTCGATATCGGCATTGATCCCCTTCGTAACACCACCTCTGCATCGCATGATATACGACGAGGCCCATCCTACGGTACGCACTATCGACACCGATGCTGCGGTAGAAGAGGGTATCCGATTCGCTGCTATATCCACTATAAACTTTCTGCAGTCAGTATCATGGGACAGAGTCCGCCTGGCGACTGCCAGCGACACTAATATGAAAAATCTGGTGGAGATAATTGAATCAGGCATGCCACCTAATCGTCAAGATCTCCCTCTGGACCTCCAACCATACCACCAGTTCAGAGAGAACTTATCGACAGTTGATGGTGTTGCAGTATATAAGGGCAGGATAATTATACCACCACAGCTTCGCAAAGACATCCTTGCTGCGCTCCATGCCGCTCATCACGGAGTCACGTCCATGACAGGTAGAGCAGTGTCTTCGGTCTTCTGGCCCGGTATGATCACAGCCATCATTCAGCAGAGGAGCAATTGCAGCCACTGCAACCGCATGGCACCTTCTCAACCTGACGCACCCCCTTCACCGCTTAATTACCCGAAATACCCGTTTCAGTACATCTTCGCTGACTTTTTCCACTACAAGGGCCACTACTATCTCGTCTGCGTCGATAGGTATTCCAATTGGCCTATCGTGAAAGAATCTTCCGGCGGAGCGCAAAGCCTTATTAACATCCTACGACGCACGTTCGTCACCTATGGTATCCCAGACGAATTGTCTTCGGATGGGGGCCCAGAATTTACTGCTGCATCCACCAAATCCTTCCTGAATAATTGGGGAGTGAGCCATCGTCTGTCTTCCGTGGCATTCCCGCATAGTAATTGCCGTGCAGAAGTCGGTGTGAAGACAGTCAAACGCATGATTACAGACAACACTGGGCCCAATGGTGAACTTGATACTGATGCCCTCCAACGAGCAGTACTACAGCATCGCAATACGCCAAACCAGGATACCACGATGTCCCCAGCCATGTGTTTGTTTGGTAGACCAATCAAGGATTTTATACCGATCCTTCCCGGCAAATATAAACCGCACCCAACCTGGCAGAGCACCCTGCGGGACAGGGAAGGGGCCCTCCGAAACCGCCACATGAAGGATGCGGAGAGGTTGTCTGAACATACACGACGACTCCCCCCGCTTCTGGTAGATGATCGCGTCAGGATCCAAAACCAAATCGGTCCCAATCCCCGGAAATGGGACAAGACCGGTTCCGTGGTAGAAGTCAAGCAATATGACCAGTATGTCGTACGTACAGATGGTTCCGGCAGAGTAACGCTTCGTAATCGCAAGTTCCTCCGGAAGTATGTCCCTGTTCGTCAGCCAACACCACCAGTCTCTATTTTGGACACACAGAATGTACCACAACCAATTCCGGCTACAACTGGTCACACCTGTTTGCAGCCTACATCATCCGATACGCCCATGCCCTCAACGGGTCCCCAACCCTCAGATGATCCGCGCGATCGGTCCACCAGGAGCCGACATCACCAAACATCCCATTGGATTCCGAACCACCAGTGGAGCCGTGCCCGGCCCCTTTGGGCCATCTGCCGCCTCGTAGACCCACCAGGGCTCGACGACAGCCATGCAAGTTGA